Genomic DNA from Mus musculus strain C57BL/6J chromosome 11, GRCm38.p6 C57BL/6J:
TTGGTATAGCTACAGAAAGAGAAACGCAGAGGAATAACATCAGCAGCTCCCTTTATATTTGGACTATATTGATGATGTCACAAAGCAAAACACATTTAGCAATATCATACTGTTTCACGGTACAGACAAAGTATAAAGAAGCTTAACCATTAGACTACATCAGTGGTCACTTCTCCAAACTGCTCCAAGGACAAAGATCCTTAAACATCTCAACAGGCTTTTCTGGAGATCCTGAGAACAGAACTGAGGGCAGAGggctgcccactgtctccctAACAGATGCTACAAGGATGCATATAAGAGCATCATGCCACACATGGACTCACAGACTGTGGTAGCATGCACAGTGCCTGCACAGCTCCACACCAGCCAGGACCCCAGTGCTAAGATGGGGAAGTAGACATGAGCCCCATCTCTAACCAAGGAGCTATTGCCAACTCACTGACAAACATCCACAAAGGAAAAGCTAGTCTCCATGGGCATCTCACAGGGCTGACACACCACACTTACAGGCAGGCCCTATGCTCACAGCACAGGTGACCAACACAAACCAATCCAAAAGTatttgtagtttttgtttgtttgtttgtatttgtgtttgtgtttctggtctcatgttgctttgttttggctttttttttttttttaaacctttctggtcttttgcttgtacaTTACCATTTTTAGTTTTGTATTTTACGGGATgggtgtgtgtctgcatatgtatgtatttctcttgctctttttgtttttcttgttagttcattagttttgttttattcttgtttgtttgaatttCCCTGTTTTCCTAAGACAGAGAGAAAGTATAGAGTTGGAAGGGTGGGGAGACGGAGAAGGtctgggaggagatgagggagggaaaACATGATCAGAATATTGTATAAAAAATTACTTGCaattgaaaaaaactaaaaaaatatggCAAACTGAGTACAGTATATGGGTACAGTataggcagggggatctctgaggttgagaccagcctgaggggtgtgtgtgtgtgtgtgtgtgtgtgtgagtgtgtgagtgtgtgtagagaGAAAGAATGCACACATTCACAAGTACCAAGGCaggcagggctacagagtgaaaccatatctcaagaaaaaagaaaagaaagaaaagagaaaagaaaaggcaagacAAAGAGAAGGTAAGAGGAATACTGTGCCGAGGGGCTGaatagatagctcagtggttaagagcacttccagaggtcctgagttcaattcccaacaaccacatggtggctcacaaccatctgtaacaggattcgatgccctgttctggtgtgtctgaagaaaactacaatgtactcacatacatgaattaaatctaaacacacacacacacacacacacacacacacacacataaaagaaatactGTGCCAAACCAGTAGTCAGCATGATAATACTCTCAATAATGAAATGTGACTGACACAGCAAATTGAATTTCACCGTTCATTGAAATGAGTATAAAGTTTAACAGTCACTTCTGGCTACTTGAGCAGCACAAATGCAGGAAATGCTGTCCCAATTGCCCAGAGAACCTCCTCTCACTCTAGaggataaaatgtattttgagaaGGGCAGGAAGGCATGGGGGGCAGTGGAAGCTGGGATATGAACTGCTGACTACCTAAACAAGTGGGATTGGAAAGCTCTGGGGTTAGGCTGCAAGGCTCTCAGGCTGGCCACAGAAGGCTTCACCTCATTAAGCGCATttaacacacacactaaataaacaagaagaatcttATCAGTTCCCCTGCATGTTACCTTTGTGGGCAGTTCAAGACCCAGTAACAGAATGTTCTATTTGAGCCAACCTTCTATCAATCTAGATAGTAACTCAAAGTTCTCTTCGTATCTGTTTTTCTATGACATACTAAATGGCAAAAGCAAGAAATAATTATTTAGGTAGGACCAAAAAACTTAATACGAGActctgggtgtgatggcacatgcctataatcccagaacctgggagggagaggctcaaagatcaggaattaattcaaggtcatcttcaggcCATCCTAGGCttggtgagactgtgtctcaaaactaACCACCAATCTATGGTAGCAAAAAAATGTATAAGAAATAACtcaaatcaagaagaaaaaaaacacttgTAAAACTTATCTTTTTTTGTACTTTCAAATTTAAATTTACTACATGGAACTGAGAATATAGATCAGTGTCAGTACCTTTTGCCAAGCAAACACAGAGCTCTAGGTTCAATACCCAGGCccgacaaagacagacagacagacagacagagagatagacagagacagacagacagacagacagacagacagaaagaagggagggagggaaggagggagggagggagggagggaggggggagggaggggggaggaagaaggaatctGCATGAACATATATTTCTATAATAACCAAAATaaggtcttaaaaataaaatctaaaacttaaaaactttttaactttttaaaacttttacttAAGCTGCTCTTGTGTTGAGCGCAGACACCATCCCACTGCGACAGATCAGTGACCTGGAAAGCCcatccttcctctgcttcctggataCTACAGTAACTTGTAAACTGCCGTTCACGCAGAACTGTAGCAGCTCTGCTACACCAGCAAATACATTTGAAACTGATCATCTAACATGGCCTTCAAGAGAAAATACAAACCTTTTGGTGAAGGAAAACTGTTTTCTGTGCCTTTCCCAACAGGCGTTGCAGGCAAGGAGAGTGAAGCCTGGACCGCAGAATCCATCTTCTCACAGTCCAGAGTTGGAGAGCTGGGGGCAGACTTGCGGGTCACTTCCTGTTGTCGTTCCCGAACTGCTAGTTCTTGCCTTAAATCTGCAAAATGTCGCAAACAAAAGCAGGAATCCTCATTAGAGGGAGCAAATATACCCTGCAAGTCCCAACAAAAACATCATATAAACATTCCTCCTATGTTACTAGTTCTCAAAACAAGCTTCCTATCTAAAAATTTTTATCTCTTTAACAAAATGTGAACTCCCCTAGAACTTAAAAATACAAagtagtgagatggcttagtagttacgGCACTTGTTTCCAGACCTGACAACCAGAGTTCCATCCCTGAGAcagacatgggagactgagagaaccaacccctacaagatgtcctctgacttccacagtggcTAGTGtacgcacacaacacacacacacacaaaataaaaataatttaaaagaaagaattttaaaatgctataacctctcagagaacagtatTATGCCCAAAGGTAAAAAGAAATTGAGCAgtgagggctaaagagatggcttttCCACTGGACAAGTTTAGTTCCCAATCCATGTCAGACGgatgcctataactctagctccaagagcatctgataccctcttctggcctctgcaggcacctgcacataagtggcatatacatatacacaaataaaataataaatcttaaaaaaaaaagacacaactagaactcacagagaaacTAAGTAACACGGGACATCCCTAACCAACTGTGCATATGCAGTTGCCGTGAAGATTACTACCAAATGCCAATGAAGCTTTACaaagttttatagttttttttatttttttattatttggtttAAACAAGATCTCACTATACAGTTCTGGTAggcctggaattctctatgtagatgaggctggcctcaaacttgcaaagATGCAACTGTTTTTGTTTCCAGTATACCaggtttaaaggcatgcattacCACATCTCAGATTTTTTAAACTACCACTATGAAATCATTTTTCAATActgaatttttaatatttccaattATATACCTACCCTGAAAATATCTTCAtatgttaaaagaaaaaggatataaagaggcaaatctctgagaattcaaagccaaccttgtctacacagaaagttccaggatagccagggctatgcagaaagACCCTattgcagaaaaagaaaaacaggccaGACggcagtggcgcatgcctttaagcccagcacttggaaggcagatgcaagcagacctctgtgagtttgggaccagcatgagctacagaggaagttccaagacagccagggctacacagagaaaccctgtcttgaaaaaaaaaaaagaaaagcaaaaacaaaacaaaggatacTATATGTTATTTCACTTTTGAgatcaaaaaagtaaaaatagaattaCAAACTGATATATGCAATCTATATCCACAACAGCCTTGTTCACAAGAACTAAAGATGCAAGCAACCCCACAGCCCattcacagaagagaaaaaaaaaatgatctagAGTGGAATTTTTAATCTACTTTCTGTAAGATAGGGGAATGAACACATTCTCAAAAATTGTCCTTTGAACTCCATACTAATGCTTCTATACCCATGCAGGCAGACGCAGGTACAGACATCACaggcatctcacacacacacacacacacacacacacacacacacacacacacactcacacacacacactcacacacacacacactcacacacactcacacactctcacacacacacacacacacacacacacacacactcacacacacacacacacacacacacacacacacacacaaatgccattttaaaaaaattttaaataagggtgggtgggtatgggggacttttggtatagcattggaaatgtaaatgagctaaatacctaataaaaaatggaaaaaaaaagaaatgtaactgaggaaaatacgtaataaaaatatatatataaaaaaataaaataaaatgataaaaaaaattttaaataaaaaaaaaaatcaggtcacAACAACATAAACAAACCGTGAGGACACTAAAGTTAAACTAACCAGtcacataaatataataataatttaaaaaccatCTCAGTATAGTGGtacacttttaatttttaattctagcacttgagaaaCCAACAGTGAACAAGACTGGGGATGGATGGAGCCTGTCATGCACAGGCCCTGTGTTCACTCCTACCACTGTAAAACAAAATCTATACACAAACAATACCAAGTTAATACTTTATAtattacaaaaattaaaacagttcctcaggggctagagagatagctcagcactcaatgctttcccaaaagactAGGGTTTGATTCCgagcacccacatagtagctcacaactatctgaactccagttccagggatctgatgccaccTTCCAGCACCCGAGAGCAGCAAGCATGCCAagtggcacacatgcatgcagccaaaacacccttacacataaatcaaccttttaaaaactctaacaacaacaacaacaaaaaaaaaaaaaaaaaccttcagatGAATGCATCACcctcaggaaaaagaaaattaaaagacacTGAAAATCTATAAAAAGAGATGAAGAGACGACATATAGTTAAACACACTTTCTGTAGaacatctctctctcctccttagcACAATGAGATTCAGAGAATTATATAGGAAACAAGAGCAGGGGCAGTACATGCTCCCAGTGCTGAGCCATTACCTCTCCAGACCCAAAGCCTGCTTTAAAATTTTCCATaccacagctggagagatggctcagaggttgagagcactggctgctctcccagaggccctgagctcaattcccagcaaccacatggtggcttacaaccatctgtaatgggatctgatgccctcttctggcctacaggcATTCATGCAGATAGAAgactgtatataaaataaatttataaaaaaaattgtgaTGCCATGTATATTCCCTatattaagtagaaaaaaaagagaaatgtatgTGTCCATTTCTGTCTGCTCATAGGAAAGTCAGGAATTATTTAAGGGAaaatatacagacatatacaatCATAAAAAAGTAAACTATGTCACACTGTTAGGGGACTTCTTTATAATATTctcaattttattgtttctgaggAGAAAGAAGTTTAAAAGAAAGTGTGTACGAGTTACATGAATAATATGTAAACAgcaacatatatatacacatatatatatatatatatatatatggttctaTGTAAATAACGAGTTATTTAAATACAATTAATAAGGAGAAAAATCCCAACTGAGAGCAGTACAACAGTGAAAAAGCTCCAACTCTCTGTGCCTCCTTCTGTTCACCTATAACATGGAGGTTCTACCTACTCCTCAGCACTGATGCTATGGGTATGAGATAATTGACCAGGTTAAAAGCACTTGGCACAACGATTGAAAGCTATGTAAAAGCATATAGAACTAGAGCTTCCGAGAAACTGAGGGCTGGAACACAGCTCAGGAGCAGAGTGCTTACCCAATTGCTCAAGCTCCGGGGTGACCCCTAGCACCATCAGAGGGGTTAGTCAGTCCTTGTGCTTACTCAGGCACAGGCAATGGGTAAACACTGGCTAAGTGATAGAGCTTACCTCTGGCTTCATCCTTTAACCTCTGTACTGAGACCAACAAAGATTCCTTTTCATCGAGCTCACTTTCTAAGAATGCATTTCGTTCAATGGCCTGATTTAGCCTTTGTTCAAAGTCTTCCAGTGAAACTATTgttgccctttaaaaaaaaattatttgaagcCCATGAATTAAACAGCATGTTCAAACAGCTAGTACAAAAGAAAGCAATCAGTTTATCTCCTGCCATTCTTAACCCAGTCAGCCTGACCCAATTTGGAGAATGACTTCACTTCAGTCAGCAAAAATTAACACGGACCTACTCTTGTGGGCTCCCATTCCCTGGTATCTGCTACAAATACAAAATTCTCCAACCTAAAATTACAACTCAGAATACCAATTCCAATCTTTTTTTAAGACTGATTGATTTTATGGATATGAGTACATGTAGCAGTCTTTGGACACACCTAtcagggcatcagaccccatcacagacggctgtgagccactatgtgggtgctgcgaattgaattcagaacctctgcaagagcagtcagcacttttGCTGAGCAGTTTCTAGAGCCCTAAAATaactctccccccccaccccccgaaacagggtttctctgtgtagccctggctgtcctggaactcactttgaagaccaggctggcctcgaactcagaaatttgcctgcctctgcctcccaagtgctgggattaaaggcgtgcgccaccactgcccggccctaaaataacctcttttttttttttttttttttttttaagatttatttatttattatatgtaagtacactgtagttgtcttcagatacaccagaagagggcaccagatctcattacgggtggttgtgagccaccatgtggttgctgggatttgaacttcagaccttcggaagagcagtcgggtgcccttacccactgagccatctcaccagccctcttttttttttttttaagatttatttattattatatataagtatactgtagctgacttcagacacaccctaaaataaccttttttttttaagatgtaattattattatacataagtacactgtagcggaCTTCAGacattgtagctgacttcagacacaccagaaggcggCGTCAaatcttattatggatggttgtgagccaccatgtggttgctgggatttgaactcaggaccttcggaagagcagtcagtgctcttaaccactgagccatctctccagcccctaaaataaCCTCTTAATAACATACGTCAAACACCTTCTCGCCTCTCAGCCTTTTCACTGTCTCTTCGCCTAGTTAGTCTTTGCAGACATGCCCCAACTTGTAAAAAGGCTTCCTCGGTTCCCACAGATACTAGAGCTGCTCTAGAACAGGCTATACATTCTTCTTACCAGAGCTTTTATCAGAGCAAGCCTCTTATGGATCAGCTACAAGGACAGTGACTAGCATCATGTCAACCAAGAGTCAATCAAtaagtataaaagaaaaatactagGCAATAATTATAAAGTAGTATGAGTTAGAGTGGTTAAGAAAAAAtaacagagggctggagagatgcctcagcagttaagagcactgattgcttttccggaggtcctgagttcaattcccagcaaccacatggtggctcacaacaatctgtaatgagatctgacgccctcttctggtgtttctgaagacagctacagtgtacttacatataataataaatctttaggccggaATGAGCGGGACCAACAGGAACAAACCgggccagagagagcagaggtcctgagttctattcccagcaaccacatgatggctcacaaccacctgtacagctacagtgtactcatatacattaaataaataaataaatctgagaagagaagagaagagaggagaggagaggagaggagaggagaggagaggagaggagaggagaggagaggagaggagaggagagacactctagaggcagaggcaggcagatctctgagttcaagatccacctgcttcagtctcccatgttgttttgtttcgtttcctTTAAATCCAATGAGTGACAAAGGACATAAGACACTGAAGGAGAAACGGGTTGCTAAGACGCATGTGAAAGCTTGAGCTGACAACTGGGTATGCTCATAGAATGCACAGCATCCTTTACCTTTTTGCTCGCTCCAGGTCATCATTGGCCTGCTCCAGCTCTCTCACATACTTATGCAGTTGCTCCTTAATGGCCCGGGTCTGACTTAAATCATCTTCTAACACTGAGACCTGCTTGTAGCTCTGTGCATACTGATGCTCTAGTTTCTCCTGAAAGAAGAGGTACAGAGAAAGATGTGTTATTAATATGTAATCATCTATTAATAAAGGAATTTCCCTGCCAGGCTAGATGTGCCCACTAATGCAATAACAGTATGAAGGTTAAAGGTGTAACCAACCACTTTTGGATTGAATCTGAGGCTGCCTTATGGAAGGGAATTCATGCCTGGTCTTGTAAACCAGGTCAAAGGTCACAGGCCATATTGAGGGACCTGTTTACAGGATTTTTTGCTAACCAATGTCTATCTGCCTAAACATGtgtttatacccatagatcagtacTGCCTTCAGCACTGGCCAGAGCAAGActgagtgctcagccctaaaggGGACATCTCTAACACCACTATCCTATCCCACCaacaaggctcaggaaacaccaCAGAGACAGTGCAAAGAATGTAAGAACTAAAGGATGAGAAAGAGttctgtaaaatatttaaaatgttgtctTCTGGATACAACATGGCCCTTGCAATCACTAAAAAGCTATAGTTACCTAAACAAGACCTATATAAGAGCAAGCTAACAAGATTAGTTAACATTACAACAGACAGAATTGTACTCACCGGGTtacaggagagaaaaagagacaaggCATAGGGGACCATgttgagaggaggaagagggggaaactAGGGGTGGACGTGGTAATACATTATTTACATGAAATGGTCAAAGAATATAAaagatattgttttattttaaaaccataCTCTATTTCTAAAAGGAAGGAAATACTCTCCTAAGCCTCCAAGTCATAGATGTAGAGAAGAACGGAGCCCAGGGCCATGCACGTGTCAGGCAAACATCTGCCAACCACTGACCCATCCCTGGGGCCTGACAACTCCTTTCTGAAGATTTCTAACCCCAATTAACTCCAAAACTCAAGAAGCTATGAATacaaaaaagagaggaaaggaatgcATGTGTcatgtaaatataattttaagagaGTACATGGTAAGGCAAGCAATTTGTCCAAACAAATAATCAGAAGCTTTAGAAAATACAGGAACTAAAATGTAATGAAGGACAGGCAGAAAACTGGCCACCATAAACTTCCTATGGGAAGTCCTAAACTCTGAACCATCTCTTgattctattaaaaaaataaataaatctatcaaactggagagatggctcagaggttaagagcactgattgttcttccagaggtcctgagttcaattcccagcaaccacatggttgctcacaaccatctataatgggatctaacgccctcttctgaaatcagctaaagtgtactcatatacatttttttaaaatgttatatgacatatataatcttatatacattatacatatatacatatacacacacatttttgggAGAGtgcttaatttttttaagtacTGTTTGGTTAATaaatttctcatttgtaaaacatTACTATATTTTAAGTACTGCATATATATGTTCATGCTacagcacatgtgtagagatcagaaaaCAACTAAGGAAAAGGTTCTCTTCTTATACCATGTAAGGCCCAGAAATCAAACTCAAGCTGTAAGGGTTAGTGACAAGTGCCTTTCCCATGAAGCTATCTCGCTGGCCCTACACTTCCCACTTTAATACCCAAACAGCACTGGGCTCAGGGAAGGGCTTCTGCAGTTACCTTTAACGCCTCCACTTCATACTTCAGTCTTTGGTTATCAGCCTGCAGGTCTCTATTTCTTTGTTCAGCCTGTACTAACTGTGCCTCCAACTCTGCTTCtaactctctgcttccttcctggaACTCAACTAGCTCATCCCGAGCTTCCTGGAAGCTAAACAGAAG
This window encodes:
- the Ndel1 gene encoding nuclear distribution protein nudE-like 1 isoform X1 gives rise to the protein MDGEDIPDFSSLKEETAYWKELSLKYKQSFQEARDELVEFQEGSRELEAELEAQLVQAEQRNRDLQADNQRLKYEVEALKEKLEHQYAQSYKQVSVLEDDLSQTRAIKEQLHKYVRELEQANDDLERAKRATIVSLEDFEQRLNQAIERNAFLESELDEKESLLVSVQRLKDEARDLRQELAVRERQQEVTRKSAPSSPTLDCEKMDSAVQASLSLPATPVGKGTENSFPSPKAIPNGFGTSPLTPSARISALNIVGDLLRKVGALESKLAACRNFAKDQASRKSYVPGSVNCGVMNSNGPECPRSGRATFFHKGAVNGFDPAPPPPGLGSSRPSSAPGMLPLSV
- the Ndel1 gene encoding nuclear distribution protein nudE-like 1 isoform 2 (isoform 2 is encoded by transcript variant 2); the protein is MDGEDIPDFSSLKEETAYWKELSLKYKQSFQEARDELVEFQEGSRELEAELEAQLVQAEQRNRDLQADNQRLKYEVEALKEKLEHQYAQSYKQVSVLEDDLSQTRAIKEQLHKYVRELEQANDDLERAKRATIVSLEDFEQRLNQAIERNAFLESELDEKESLLVSVQRLKDEARDLRQELAVRERQQEVTRKSAPSSPTLDCEKMDSAVQASLSLPATPVGKGTENSFPSPKAIPNGFGTSPLTPSARISALNIVGDLLRKVGALESKLAACRNFAKDQASRKSYVPGSVNCGVMNSNGPECPRSGRATFFHKGQEKVIFPTLFMGQ